A genomic segment from Bombus huntii isolate Logan2020A chromosome 13, iyBomHunt1.1, whole genome shotgun sequence encodes:
- the LOC126872311 gene encoding DNA-directed RNA polymerases I, II, and III subunit RPABC4, producing the protein MESSKSESTPKQAMVYICGECHHDNEIRPRDPIRCRECGYRIMYKKRTKRLVVFDAR; encoded by the exons ATGGAATCTAGCAAGTCGGAATCGACGCCAAAACAGGCTATGGTATACATTTGCGGAG AATGTCATCATGATAATGAAATACGCCCAAGAGATCCAATTCGATGCCGAGAATGTGGATATAGGATCATGTACAAAAAACGAACTAAAAGAC ttGTTGTGTTTGATGCACGATAA